A DNA window from Streptococcus sp. LPB0220 contains the following coding sequences:
- a CDS encoding SepM family pheromone-processing serine protease encodes MTQANKPSLTTKKKKGRLKEYRWPIAGVLFLLLLLAAFVIRLPYYIEMPGTAEDIRSVMTVDGKMDTKSGSYDFVTVAVKEATPADLIYAWATPFTDIYSAKDMTGGSSSQEFTRINQFYMETSQNMAIYQGLKTAGKETQMDFLGVYVMQVADDSTFKGILNIADTVTGVNGKTFKSSKELIDYVGSQKIGDPVSVTYIEDGQTKTADGKIIKLSNGKNGIGISLIDRTEAKGDVPVQFATQGIGGPSAGMMFSLAIYTQVADPDLRQGRHIAGTGTINQDGTVGDIGGIDKKVVAADKEGAEIFFAPNNPVSKEEKKANPKAKSNYETAKEAAKQIHSKMKIVPVKTLQDAIDYLKKK; translated from the coding sequence ATGACACAAGCGAATAAACCAAGCTTGACCACTAAAAAGAAAAAAGGACGGTTGAAAGAATACCGATGGCCGATTGCAGGCGTTCTTTTCTTGCTCCTCTTGCTAGCTGCTTTTGTGATTCGCCTTCCCTATTATATTGAGATGCCGGGTACGGCAGAAGATATTCGATCGGTCATGACAGTGGATGGAAAAATGGATACCAAGTCAGGGTCTTATGACTTTGTAACCGTGGCAGTGAAAGAAGCGACCCCGGCTGATTTGATCTATGCTTGGGCGACACCTTTTACAGATATCTACTCTGCCAAGGATATGACAGGTGGTAGTTCGAGCCAAGAATTTACACGGATTAACCAATTCTATATGGAAACCTCGCAAAATATGGCCATCTACCAAGGGTTAAAGACAGCTGGAAAAGAAACCCAGATGGACTTTCTTGGTGTTTATGTTATGCAGGTAGCAGATGACTCGACTTTTAAGGGAATCTTGAACATTGCGGATACCGTCACCGGTGTGAATGGCAAGACCTTTAAGAGTTCCAAAGAATTGATTGACTATGTCGGTTCTCAAAAAATTGGCGACCCTGTTTCAGTGACCTATATTGAGGATGGACAAACCAAGACCGCAGACGGAAAGATCATCAAATTGTCTAACGGGAAAAACGGAATCGGGATTAGCCTGATCGACCGGACTGAAGCCAAAGGAGATGTTCCTGTCCAGTTTGCGACTCAAGGGATTGGTGGACCAAGTGCCGGCATGATGTTTAGCCTAGCTATCTACACCCAAGTGGCTGATCCAGATCTTCGTCAGGGACGCCATATTGCAGGGACAGGAACCATTAACCAAGATGGAACGGTTGGCGACATCGGTGGGATTGACAAGAAAGTCGTCGCAGCCGATAAAGAAGGAGCAGAAATTTTCTTTGCCCCTAATAATCCTGTTTCCAAAGAAGAAAAGAAAGCCAATCCCAAGGCCAAATCAAACTATGAAACAGCGAAAGAAGCAGCGAAACAAATTCATTCGAAGATGAAAATTGTCCCCGTCAAAACCCTTCAAGACGCCATTGATTATTTGAAAAAGAAGTAG
- the ccdA2 gene encoding thiol-disulfide oxidoreductase-associated membrane protein CcdA2 — translation MIQTNLFSISVFLAGVLSFFSPCILPLMPVYVGILLDSEHEKTVRIFGRDISWYGLVKTLCFIAGLSTVFLILGYGAGALGQVLYAPWFRYLLGGIVILLGIHQMGLINLRQLQKQKTIQLKKNRERNEFFNAFLIGVTFSFGWTPCVGPVLSSVLAIAASGGDGALQGALLMLVYTLGLALPFLLLALASSWVLQHFAKLKPHMGTLKKIGGALIILMGILLMLGNLNSLASLFH, via the coding sequence ATGATTCAAACAAATTTGTTTTCCATTTCAGTATTCTTAGCGGGAGTTCTATCCTTTTTCTCCCCATGTATTTTGCCACTGATGCCAGTCTATGTAGGGATTCTATTGGATTCTGAGCATGAAAAAACGGTGCGTATTTTTGGAAGAGACATTTCTTGGTATGGCCTGGTGAAGACTCTTTGTTTTATCGCAGGTCTATCAACTGTTTTCCTGATTCTAGGATACGGTGCAGGGGCCCTTGGCCAGGTGCTTTATGCTCCCTGGTTCCGTTACCTACTAGGAGGGATTGTGATCTTATTGGGAATCCATCAGATGGGCCTCATCAATCTGAGACAACTCCAAAAACAAAAGACCATCCAACTCAAAAAGAATCGGGAGCGCAATGAATTCTTCAATGCTTTTCTGATAGGGGTCACCTTCAGTTTTGGTTGGACCCCTTGTGTCGGACCAGTTTTGAGTTCGGTTCTAGCCATTGCCGCTTCTGGAGGAGATGGTGCTTTACAAGGTGCTCTCCTGATGCTAGTCTATACATTAGGTTTGGCTCTGCCTTTCTTGCTTTTGGCCTTGGCTTCTAGCTGGGTTCTACAACATTTTGCTAAGCTCAAGCCCCATATGGGAACCTTGAAAAAAATTGGTGGTGCCCTCATCATCTTGATGGGCATCTTGCTGATGCTAGGAAATCTTAATAGCCTCGCATCCCTGTTTCACTAA
- a CDS encoding TlpA disulfide reductase family protein, whose amino-acid sequence MKKLALVAAGFLCTGLLGACSSQGMATSNKDMSQQTAKAGARQPSGKKVKDFSLQGVDGKTYRLSDYKGKKVYLKFWASWCSICLSTLEDTNELAKEEAGKDYVVLSVVAPTFNGEKSAADFKNWYQSLDYKDFPVLLDSKGELLKEYGIRSYPSALFINSDGTLAKSHIGYMNKEDILKTLENMQ is encoded by the coding sequence ATGAAGAAATTAGCTTTAGTAGCTGCAGGATTTTTGTGTACTGGACTTTTGGGGGCTTGTTCGAGTCAAGGAATGGCTACTTCCAATAAGGACATGAGCCAACAAACAGCCAAAGCTGGGGCTAGGCAACCATCTGGCAAGAAAGTGAAGGATTTTAGCTTGCAAGGAGTGGATGGCAAGACCTACCGCTTATCTGATTACAAAGGGAAGAAAGTTTACCTCAAATTTTGGGCTTCCTGGTGCTCTATTTGCCTGTCAACATTAGAGGATACCAATGAGTTGGCAAAAGAAGAGGCAGGTAAGGATTATGTGGTTTTATCCGTTGTAGCTCCAACCTTTAATGGCGAAAAATCAGCAGCAGATTTCAAAAATTGGTACCAGTCTTTGGACTACAAGGATTTCCCAGTCTTACTGGATAGTAAAGGGGAACTACTAAAAGAGTATGGGATTCGTTCTTATCCATCGGCACTCTTTATCAATAGTGATGGGACTTTAGCAAAGAGTCATATTGGCTATATGAATAAAGAGGATATCCTCAAGACCCTAGAGAACATGCAGTAA
- the msrB gene encoding peptide-methionine (R)-S-oxide reductase MsrB — protein METKWKVFAILLIGLLSIGFFFFSKGANGMDQSETSTEMIKKASMSQTPVAKKETKETVDPKDQREIYLAGGCFWGVEEYFSRVPGVIDAVSGYANGKGETTKYELVPQTGHAETVHITYNVKKVSLKELLLHYFRIIDPTSKNRQGNDQGTQYRTGVYYVSQEDLPTINQVFEEVAKKYDKPLAVEKEPLTNFIKAEDYHQDYLKKHPNGYCHIDVNQASYPVIDASRYSKPSDEEIKKKLSPEEYAVTQKNDTERAFSNRYWDQFDAGIYVDVVTGEPLFSSKDKFDSGCGWPSFSRPISPDVAIYKEDKSFNMTRTEVRSRVGNSHLGHVFTDGPKEKGGLRYCINSLSITFIPKAEMKEKGYGYLLDYV, from the coding sequence ATGGAAACAAAGTGGAAAGTGTTTGCTATCCTTCTCATTGGCTTATTATCTATTGGTTTCTTTTTCTTTAGTAAGGGAGCAAACGGAATGGATCAATCAGAAACAAGCACTGAGATGATTAAAAAAGCATCGATGAGTCAGACTCCAGTAGCCAAAAAGGAAACAAAGGAAACGGTTGATCCAAAGGATCAGCGTGAAATTTATTTGGCTGGTGGTTGCTTCTGGGGCGTAGAAGAATATTTCTCCCGTGTTCCAGGTGTGATTGATGCCGTATCAGGATATGCCAATGGAAAGGGAGAAACGACCAAGTATGAATTAGTCCCTCAAACAGGGCATGCCGAAACAGTTCACATCACCTACAATGTCAAGAAGGTATCTCTGAAAGAATTGCTCCTGCATTATTTCCGGATTATCGACCCAACGTCGAAGAATCGACAAGGAAATGATCAAGGAACACAATACCGAACAGGTGTCTATTATGTCTCTCAAGAGGACCTTCCAACCATTAACCAAGTCTTTGAAGAGGTGGCAAAAAAATACGACAAACCGTTAGCAGTGGAAAAAGAGCCACTGACCAATTTCATCAAGGCTGAGGACTACCACCAGGATTATCTAAAGAAACATCCGAATGGATACTGCCATATCGATGTCAATCAGGCTTCTTATCCTGTTATTGATGCCAGTCGCTACTCTAAGCCAAGCGATGAGGAGATCAAAAAGAAGTTATCTCCTGAAGAGTATGCGGTGACACAAAAAAATGATACCGAACGGGCCTTCTCCAATCGTTACTGGGATCAGTTTGATGCCGGTATTTATGTAGATGTCGTGACCGGTGAGCCACTCTTTTCCTCTAAGGATAAATTTGATTCTGGTTGTGGTTGGCCAAGTTTCAGTCGACCTATTAGTCCTGATGTGGCCATCTATAAGGAGGATAAGAGTTTCAATATGACTCGGACAGAAGTTCGGAGCCGTGTAGGAAATTCTCATCTGGGCCATGTTTTTACCGATGGTCCCAAGGAAAAAGGCGGCCTTCGCTATTGCATCAATAGTTTGTCTATTACCTTCATTCCCAAAGCAGAAATGAAAGAAAAGGGCTACGGTTATTTATTGGACTACGTCTGA
- a CDS encoding response regulator transcription factor: MYAIMIVEDEELIRQGLTSLVDYEQFGMTVINQAKNGREAWEKFQEQPADILLTDINMPQMNGLDLAHLVKEQSPSCHIIFLTGYDDFEFARKAIKLGADDYLLKPFSKDDIEEMLAKVKGKLDQERKKAQVEDLVSQGYSTDLEEAIHARLADSQLTLKDLAYQLGFSASYLSVLIKKKLGLPFQDYLIQERMKKAQLLLLTTDLKIYEIADQVGFEDMNYFSQRFKQVVGVTPRQYKKGEHE, from the coding sequence ATGTATGCGATCATGATTGTGGAAGATGAAGAGCTTATCCGGCAGGGTCTGACTTCCTTAGTGGATTATGAACAGTTTGGAATGACCGTCATCAACCAGGCTAAAAATGGGCGTGAGGCTTGGGAGAAGTTTCAAGAGCAACCAGCCGATATCCTTCTAACCGATATCAATATGCCACAAATGAATGGCTTGGATCTGGCTCATCTCGTCAAAGAACAATCTCCGTCTTGCCATATCATTTTTTTGACAGGTTATGATGACTTTGAGTTTGCAAGGAAAGCCATCAAGTTAGGTGCAGATGATTATTTGCTGAAGCCTTTTTCAAAAGATGATATTGAAGAGATGTTAGCAAAGGTGAAAGGAAAACTTGATCAAGAGCGTAAGAAAGCGCAAGTCGAAGATTTGGTCAGTCAGGGTTATTCGACAGACTTGGAAGAAGCCATTCATGCTCGTTTAGCAGACTCTCAGTTAACTCTAAAGGATCTGGCCTATCAACTTGGTTTCAGTGCCTCGTATCTAAGTGTATTGATCAAGAAAAAATTGGGACTCCCCTTCCAAGACTACCTCATTCAAGAGCGAATGAAGAAGGCTCAACTCTTGCTTCTCACGACAGATTTAAAAATTTATGAGATCGCCGATCAGGTTGGTTTTGAAGATATGAACTATTTTTCTCAACGCTTTAAGCAGGTTGTTGGGGTGACACCAAGGCAGTACAAAAAAGGAGAGCATGAATGA
- a CDS encoding sensor histidine kinase has product MKRYPLLIQLVLYFFLFILLLFGLIGGLYYQTSSGTIRQLTERTTRNSIDQSSQFITSYLKKLKQTTTVLSKEQAVRQFAQDRSADQETVQHLMRTMIETDPDLVSAVLVTKDGRLVATDTKISMQTSSDMMNESWYQEAIKERAMPVLTPARKESLTSEKEKWVVSITQEVVDQTGQNLGVVRLDIGYDSLQAYLDHLQLGKQGFSFIINQKHEFVYHPKKAVYSSSQEMQAMQPYIAVKDGYAKGGQNFIYQVPIPDSDWTLIGVASLEGLQMLQSQLLYSFIGLGLLALIMCLIGIGFVLRLWIKPLRDLQTIILRIGAGDAHVRAVAKGSPELVALAQAFNAMLDQIDNLMQQVKEEEQNARRYELRALSAQINPHFLYNTLDTIVWMAEFNDSRRVVDITKSLAQYFRLALNQGQEQILLRDEIDHVRQYLFIQKQRYGEKLNYEILEDERLGDYQIPKLVLQPLVENAIYHGIKEIDRPGLIRVTTEVSGDYACVSIFDNGRGFDRSESTDQTLLRLGGVGLKNVDQRLHLQFGEAYHMEIDSKANSYTKITLFLPLSSSDEHV; this is encoded by the coding sequence ATGAAACGATATCCCTTGCTGATTCAGCTGGTCCTCTACTTTTTTCTCTTCATTCTCCTACTTTTTGGTCTTATTGGTGGCCTCTATTATCAAACGAGTTCAGGGACGATCCGCCAGCTAACGGAGCGGACGACAAGAAATAGTATCGATCAAAGCAGTCAGTTTATTACCTCCTATCTAAAAAAATTAAAGCAGACGACGACGGTGCTTAGCAAAGAACAGGCTGTTCGCCAATTTGCCCAAGATAGGAGTGCGGATCAAGAAACGGTTCAACACCTGATGCGAACGATGATTGAAACAGATCCGGACTTGGTCTCAGCGGTCTTGGTGACCAAGGATGGACGTCTGGTAGCGACAGATACAAAAATCAGCATGCAGACCTCCTCAGATATGATGAATGAAAGCTGGTATCAAGAGGCGATTAAGGAAAGAGCCATGCCAGTTTTGACGCCAGCTCGAAAGGAATCCTTAACCTCGGAAAAAGAAAAATGGGTGGTTTCTATTACCCAAGAAGTGGTCGATCAGACTGGTCAAAATCTCGGAGTAGTACGCTTGGATATTGGCTACGATAGCCTTCAGGCTTACTTGGATCACCTTCAACTAGGGAAACAAGGCTTTAGTTTTATCATTAATCAAAAGCATGAGTTTGTCTACCATCCCAAAAAAGCGGTCTATTCTTCCAGTCAAGAAATGCAGGCTATGCAGCCCTATATTGCTGTGAAAGATGGCTATGCTAAAGGAGGACAGAATTTTATCTATCAGGTTCCGATTCCAGATAGCGATTGGACCTTGATTGGAGTGGCTTCACTTGAAGGACTTCAGATGCTGCAGTCGCAGCTCCTGTACTCTTTCATTGGTCTAGGATTACTAGCTTTGATCATGTGTTTAATAGGGATCGGCTTTGTTCTGCGTTTGTGGATCAAACCTTTACGAGACCTTCAGACCATCATTTTGAGGATTGGAGCAGGAGATGCTCACGTAAGAGCTGTAGCCAAAGGATCTCCAGAATTGGTGGCCCTCGCTCAAGCGTTTAATGCCATGTTGGACCAAATCGATAATCTCATGCAACAGGTTAAGGAAGAGGAGCAGAACGCACGGCGGTACGAGTTGCGGGCACTTTCAGCTCAGATTAATCCGCATTTCCTCTACAATACCTTGGATACGATTGTCTGGATGGCGGAGTTTAATGATAGTCGGCGCGTGGTCGACATCACTAAGTCTCTGGCTCAATATTTTCGACTGGCTCTTAACCAAGGCCAGGAGCAAATCCTACTGAGAGATGAAATCGACCATGTCCGCCAGTATCTTTTCATTCAGAAGCAACGTTATGGAGAAAAGCTCAACTATGAAATTCTAGAAGATGAACGGTTGGGCGACTATCAGATTCCTAAATTAGTGCTTCAACCCTTAGTGGAAAATGCGATTTACCACGGCATTAAAGAGATCGATCGGCCAGGTCTCATTCGAGTGACAACTGAAGTCAGTGGAGACTACGCCTGCGTATCGATTTTTGACAATGGACGAGGGTTTGACCGATCAGAATCAACAGACCAAACCCTTCTTCGTTTAGGAGGTGTTGGCTTGAAAAATGTGGACCAACGATTGCATCTTCAATTTGGCGAAGCCTATCATATGGAGATTGATTCTAAGGCCAATAGCTATACGAAAATTACTCTTTTTTTGCCCCTTTCATCATCTGATGAACATGTATAG
- a CDS encoding YutD family protein, translating into MRKEIDPELYNYNKFPGPVFHQVGDQIRSENLSFELLKNEKEAFDATVFGQRFSEILTKFDYIVGDWSNEQLRLRGFYKEERDVATMDKLSRLDDYLLEYCSYGCAYFVLENKEPHRASFDKKSPVKKAQSEEREPKKRSRNRKQKDRFQKRERDKGQPAKNSKKTRPSAETKKTTKTDNKRHFVIRQKEE; encoded by the coding sequence ATGCGAAAAGAGATTGACCCTGAATTATATAATTACAATAAATTTCCTGGACCTGTCTTTCATCAGGTAGGAGACCAAATCCGTTCAGAAAACCTCTCCTTTGAGCTGTTGAAAAATGAGAAGGAAGCTTTTGATGCGACTGTTTTTGGTCAGCGATTTTCTGAGATTTTAACCAAGTTTGATTACATTGTTGGTGATTGGAGCAATGAGCAGTTGCGCTTGCGTGGCTTTTATAAGGAAGAGCGCGATGTTGCAACGATGGATAAATTAAGTCGCTTAGACGATTATTTGTTAGAATATTGTAGCTATGGTTGTGCTTATTTTGTCCTTGAAAATAAGGAGCCTCATCGTGCTTCTTTTGATAAGAAATCACCGGTCAAAAAAGCTCAATCAGAAGAAAGAGAGCCCAAAAAACGTTCGCGCAATCGCAAACAAAAAGATCGTTTCCAAAAACGGGAACGCGACAAGGGACAACCAGCCAAAAACTCGAAAAAAACAAGACCGTCTGCTGAGACTAAAAAGACAACGAAGACAGACAACAAACGTCATTTTGTGATTCGACAAAAAGAGGAGTAA
- the rlmN gene encoding 23S rRNA (adenine(2503)-C(2))-methyltransferase RlmN — protein MKPSIYSLTRQDMIDWAEENGEKKFRAAQIWEWLYRKRVQSFEEMTNLSKDLIAKLNDQFVVNPLKQRIVQESADGTVKYLFELPDGMLIETVLMRQHYGLSVCVTTQVGCNIGCTFCASGLIKKQRDLNNGEIVSQIMLVQKYFDERGQDERVSHIVVMGIGEPFDNYNNVLKFIRTVNDDKGLAIGARHITVSTSGLAHKIRDFANEGVQVNLAVSLHAPNNDLRSSIMKINRAFPIEKLFAAIEYYIETTNRRVTFEYIMLNEVNDGVEQALELAELLKNIKKLSYVNLIPYNPVSEHDQYSRSPKERVMAFYDTLKKHGVNCVVRQEHGTDIDAACGQLRSNTMKRDREKAIVEHAQP, from the coding sequence ATGAAACCATCCATTTATAGTTTAACACGCCAAGATATGATTGATTGGGCGGAAGAAAACGGCGAAAAGAAATTCCGTGCAGCACAAATCTGGGAATGGCTCTATCGCAAACGCGTCCAGTCTTTCGAAGAAATGACCAACCTTTCTAAGGACTTGATTGCGAAGTTGAATGATCAGTTTGTCGTCAACCCACTCAAGCAACGGATCGTGCAAGAGTCAGCAGACGGGACGGTCAAGTACCTCTTTGAATTGCCAGACGGCATGTTGATTGAAACCGTCTTGATGCGTCAGCACTATGGATTATCTGTCTGTGTAACGACTCAAGTAGGATGCAATATCGGTTGTACCTTCTGTGCTTCTGGTTTGATCAAAAAACAACGCGATTTGAACAATGGTGAAATCGTGTCTCAAATCATGTTGGTCCAAAAATACTTTGACGAACGTGGCCAAGATGAACGGGTCAGCCATATCGTTGTCATGGGGATCGGAGAACCATTTGACAACTATAACAATGTCTTAAAATTTATCCGGACGGTCAACGATGACAAGGGATTAGCGATTGGTGCTCGTCATATTACCGTGTCAACTTCTGGTTTGGCTCATAAAATTCGTGACTTTGCAAATGAAGGTGTGCAGGTCAATTTGGCAGTGTCTCTTCATGCACCAAACAATGACTTGCGCTCTAGCATCATGAAGATCAACCGGGCCTTTCCAATTGAAAAATTGTTTGCGGCGATTGAATACTATATTGAGACTACGAACCGTCGGGTGACCTTTGAGTACATCATGCTCAATGAAGTCAATGACGGGGTCGAGCAAGCCTTAGAGTTGGCAGAATTGCTTAAGAATATCAAGAAATTGTCTTATGTTAACTTGATTCCTTACAACCCTGTCAGTGAGCATGACCAATATAGCCGGAGTCCAAAAGAACGGGTCATGGCCTTCTATGATACCTTGAAAAAACATGGTGTTAACTGTGTGGTGCGTCAAGAGCACGGTACAGATATTGACGCCGCCTGTGGCCAATTGCGTTCAAATACCATGAAACGGGATCGGGAGAAAGCGATTGTTGAACATGCGCAACCTTAA
- a CDS encoding VanZ family protein, whose product MRNLKQGLIDHTELTKRGRRLLRSGSFFYFILLCLMCFLPQQPEPGMETPGIQHFGRIVVLLVPLNSVMNLGQITSALQLIKVILQNIANIFLLSPLVFQLLWLWPWLRSRKRVLCFGFAMSLWIECSQVLLDLLFNANRVFELDDLWTNTLGAYLAYLGFQYCRARLLAKNGEM is encoded by the coding sequence ATGCGCAACCTTAAACAAGGGCTGATCGATCATACAGAACTAACAAAAAGAGGAAGAAGGCTGTTACGGAGTGGCAGCTTCTTCTATTTTATCCTCTTGTGTCTGATGTGTTTTTTGCCCCAACAGCCAGAGCCAGGTATGGAAACACCGGGTATTCAACATTTCGGTCGCATCGTCGTCCTGCTGGTTCCTCTTAATTCGGTGATGAATCTTGGTCAGATCACCAGTGCCCTCCAACTCATTAAGGTCATTCTCCAAAACATAGCCAATATCTTTTTGTTAAGCCCGCTGGTCTTTCAACTCCTCTGGCTATGGCCCTGGTTGAGGAGTCGAAAACGGGTCTTGTGCTTCGGCTTTGCGATGAGCTTGTGGATTGAATGTAGCCAAGTTCTGTTAGATCTCTTATTCAATGCCAATCGTGTCTTTGAGCTAGATGATTTGTGGACCAATACCTTAGGCGCTTATCTGGCTTATTTAGGCTTTCAGTATTGCAGAGCACGATTGCTAGCAAAAAATGGGGAAATGTAA
- the trpB gene encoding tryptophan synthase subunit beta, translated as MTETKGYFGQFGGSFVPEPIQNLLNQLEETFEQYKNDPEFIAEYKHYLKDYSGRETPLYFAESLTEHLGGAKIYLKREDLNHLGSHKLNNVLGQILLAKRMGKTRVIAETGAGQHGVATAAAAAKFGMACDVYMGAEDVERQRLNVFRMEMMGATVHAVETGTKTLKDAVDAAFGAWMADLDAFYVLGSAVGPHPYPTIVHEFQKVISEESKRQILEKEGRLPDYVIACVGGGSNAIGAFSEYVAEEEVGLIGVEAAGHGLDTDQHAATMTKGTIGVVDGMKTYAVFGEDGKVAPVYSISAGLDYPGVGPEHAFFKDSGRVEYVAATDDEAVEALLLLSKTEGILPAIESSHAIAEAVKRAPQLDKDKIIIINVSGRGDKDVAAIADYLEAKAAK; from the coding sequence ATGACAGAAACAAAAGGCTATTTCGGACAATTTGGTGGATCTTTCGTACCAGAACCCATTCAAAACTTGCTCAATCAATTAGAGGAAACCTTTGAACAATATAAAAATGATCCAGAATTTATCGCAGAATACAAACATTATTTGAAAGATTACTCTGGCCGGGAAACACCGCTCTACTTTGCGGAAAGTTTGACAGAACATTTAGGTGGGGCAAAAATTTATTTGAAGCGCGAAGACTTGAATCACCTAGGTTCGCATAAATTGAATAACGTTTTGGGGCAAATCCTCTTGGCTAAACGCATGGGCAAAACGCGCGTGATTGCTGAAACAGGAGCTGGTCAACACGGTGTAGCTACAGCAGCTGCGGCAGCTAAGTTTGGCATGGCCTGTGATGTCTACATGGGGGCAGAAGATGTGGAACGCCAACGTCTCAATGTCTTCCGCATGGAAATGATGGGGGCAACCGTTCATGCGGTTGAAACCGGGACTAAGACCTTGAAAGACGCCGTTGATGCTGCGTTTGGAGCATGGATGGCAGATCTGGACGCCTTTTACGTTTTGGGTTCTGCTGTTGGCCCTCACCCTTACCCAACCATTGTGCATGAATTCCAAAAGGTGATCAGTGAAGAATCTAAACGTCAAATCTTGGAAAAAGAAGGCCGTTTGCCAGACTATGTGATTGCCTGTGTCGGTGGTGGCTCCAATGCCATCGGTGCCTTTTCTGAATATGTCGCAGAAGAGGAAGTCGGCTTGATTGGGGTAGAAGCAGCTGGTCATGGCTTGGACACCGATCAACACGCAGCGACCATGACCAAAGGGACTATCGGTGTGGTTGATGGTATGAAGACCTATGCAGTCTTTGGCGAAGATGGAAAAGTAGCGCCAGTTTACTCGATCTCTGCTGGTTTGGACTACCCAGGGGTTGGTCCGGAGCATGCTTTCTTTAAAGATTCTGGTCGTGTCGAATATGTAGCAGCGACAGATGATGAAGCAGTAGAAGCTCTTCTTCTTCTCAGTAAGACAGAAGGGATCCTCCCAGCCATTGAAAGCTCACACGCGATTGCAGAAGCGGTCAAACGTGCTCCACAATTAGATAAAGACAAGATCATCATCATCAATGTTTCCGGACGTGGGGATAAGGATGTGGCTGCCATCGCCGATTATCTAGAAGCGAAGGCTGCAAAATAA
- a CDS encoding prepilin peptidase: protein MINFYFFTIGTCIASFLGLVVDRFPNQSILAPRSHCNHCQHVLGVWDLIPIISQLLHRFRCRYCHQTYPFWYCLFEVWSGLLFLACANGFLSLPQLLTLLGVAVLAIYDLRFMEYPLVIWCCLHALVLFLSGSNLLMLVFLLLAIGAHFFFIGMGAGDFLLLATFSLSFSSTKILILIQIASILGILVFALKKERDRIPFVPCLFLSYHALLLYTMFCR from the coding sequence ATGATCAACTTTTATTTTTTTACCATCGGTACTTGTATCGCCTCTTTTTTGGGGCTCGTTGTCGATCGTTTTCCAAACCAATCCATTCTTGCTCCTCGCAGTCATTGTAATCACTGTCAGCACGTCCTTGGAGTTTGGGATCTCATCCCCATTATCTCGCAACTACTCCATCGTTTTCGCTGCCGCTATTGTCATCAGACCTATCCATTTTGGTACTGCCTTTTTGAGGTCTGGAGTGGCCTACTCTTTTTAGCCTGCGCCAATGGTTTCCTTTCTCTGCCTCAGCTTCTAACACTACTAGGAGTAGCTGTTTTAGCCATTTATGACCTTCGCTTTATGGAATACCCCTTGGTCATCTGGTGCTGTCTCCATGCCTTGGTCCTCTTTTTATCCGGTAGTAATCTCCTCATGCTGGTCTTTTTACTCCTTGCGATAGGAGCTCACTTTTTCTTTATCGGAATGGGAGCAGGAGATTTCCTCTTACTAGCTACCTTCTCGCTAAGCTTTTCTTCTACTAAGATCCTCATTCTCATTCAGATCGCATCCATCTTAGGCATTCTCGTCTTTGCTCTCAAAAAAGAAAGAGACCGGATTCCCTTTGTACCCTGTCTCTTTCTCAGTTATCACGCTTTACTGCTTTATACGATGTTTTGCAGATAA
- a CDS encoding YqgQ family protein — protein sequence MKNLYDVQQFLKRFGIIIYVGKRLYDIELMKIELQRLYDAGLMERLDYLEADTVLRREHKQELEFLKKSEVE from the coding sequence ATGAAAAACCTGTATGATGTTCAACAATTTTTAAAACGTTTTGGAATCATCATTTACGTAGGGAAGCGCCTCTATGACATCGAATTGATGAAAATTGAGCTTCAACGTCTTTATGATGCAGGCCTGATGGAACGGCTCGATTATTTAGAAGCCGATACCGTTTTAAGAAGAGAACACAAGCAAGAATTAGAATTTTTGAAAAAGAGTGAGGTAGAGTGA